DNA from Streptomyces sp. NBC_01260:
GCAGCCGCCGCACCGGATCGCCGACGACCTCCACATCGGGCACCAGTGCGGGTACCCGGCTCCGGATCCGCTCCACCAGCGTCCTCAGCCGCACCGACTCGGCGGCGGCCTCCGCCCGAACCGCCCGCAGGGACGCCGCGGCGGCCACGATCGCCGGAATGTTCTCGAAGCCGGCGGCCCGCCCCGACTCACGCTCGTCGGCCGGTCCTTGGACCGCGAACCGGACACCCTTGCGCACCGCCAGCAGCCCGACCCCGGCCGGACCACCCCATTTGTGGGCGCTCGCCGCCAGCAGCGACCAGCCGCCCGGCACCGGCCCCTGGCCCAGTGACTGCGCGGCGTCCACCAGCAGCGGCACCCCCGCGTCCCGGCAGAGCCCGGCGACCTCGGCCACCGGCTGCTCCGTGCCGACCTCGTGGTTGGCGGACTGGAGGCAGGCCAGCGCGGTGTCCTCGCGCAGCTCCGCTCCGTACGCCGCCGGGCTCACCGCCCCCGAGCGGTCCACCGGCACCTCCGCGACCGATCCGCCCTGGGCCTCGTGCGCGGCGGCCGAATGGAGCACGGACGAATGTTCGATCGCCGACACCACCAGATGGCGACCGACACGCCGACGCCCGGCGAGGGCCCCGGAAATTCCGGAGTGCACCGCCCGGGTGCCCGACGAGGTGAACGTGAGCTCGTCGGGACGGCAGCCGACGGCCTCGGCCGCCGCCTCCCTGGCCGCGTCCAGCAGCAGCCGGGCCCGGCGCCCCTCGCGGTAGAGCCTGGCCGGATCGGCCCAGCCCTCGTCCAGGGCGGCAAGCAGCGCCTGGCGGGCTACGGGGTGGAGGGGGGCGGCGGACGCGGCGTCGAAGTAGGGCACCCGGCCACGCTAGCCCGGTCCGGACCCCGGCTCGGGACCGGCCGCCGGCACGGTCAGGAGAGGGGGCGTCAGATGACGGCCGGAGGAGTGGATTCCACCCCTTCGGGGAGTCGGGCGGCGCGTTGGGCACCCTCCCCGCGCGACCTCAAATAGCGTCCAGTAGGGTTTGGTCCGCATAAACATCCAAACCCCTGCCCGCGTCAGGGGCGGCGACCGACAAACGAGACGGGCGCGCCGACCGTGCGGGCGAGACTCTCGGGAAGGCGCTACGTGAGTCCCAACGGCTCCGACCGCTCGTCGCGGCGCCCGATGCGGCGGAAGCTGCCGCAGGTGCTGACTGCGGGCCTGATCCTGGCGACCGCAACCGGTTGCACATACAAGGATTTCCCCCGCCTCGGTATGCCTACGCCGGTAACGGAAGAGGCCCCACGGATCCTTTCCCTCTGGCAGGGCTCGTGGGCGGCAGCGCTCGCCACGGGCGTGCTGGTCTGGGGCCTGATCCTGTGGAGCGTCATCTTCCACCGGCGCAGCCGCACCAAGGTGGAGGTTCCTCCGCAGACCCGGTACAACATGCCGATCGAGGCGTTGTACACCGTGGTCCCTCTGATCATCGTCTCGGTGTTGTTCTACTTCACCGCGCGCGATGAATCGAAGCTCCTCGAACTCTCCCCGAAGCCCGCCCACACGGTCAACGTGGTCGGCTATCAGTGGAGCTGGGGCTTCAACTACATCGAGAACGTGGACGGCTCGACCGCCACGGGCAACGAGATCCCCAAGGAGCTCGACGCCATCCCGGACCGGTTCCGCAAGGACTTCCCCAAGGGTGCTGAAGGCGTCTACGACGTCGGTGTCCCGGGAACCCGGAATCCGCAGAACGGCAACCCCGGTCCGACCCTGTGGCTGGCCAAGGGGGAGAAGGTCCGCTTCGTCCTGACTTCGCGTGACGTCATCCACTCGTTCTGGGTGGTGCCGTTCCTCATGAAGCAGGACGTCATTCCGGGCCACACCAACTCCTTCGAGGTGACTCCCAACCAGGAGGGCACCTTCATGGGCAAGTGCGCCGAGCTCTGTGGCGTCGACCACTCCCGCATGCTCTTCAACGTCAAGGTCGTCTCCCCGGAGCGCTATCAGGCGCACCTCAAGGAGCTGGCGAAGAAGGGCAACACGGGCTACGTGCCGGCCGGCATCGAGCAGACTGACCCGGCCAGGAATGCGGAGACGAACAAACTGTGAGCATCCTCAACGAACCTCAGGGTGCCGCGGCAGCAGACGACTCGTACGAGGACGAGCTGCCGGTCCGGCGCAAGCAGCCGGGAAACGTCGTCGTCAAGTGGATGACCACCACTGACCACAAGACGATCGGCACGATGTACCTGGTCACATCGTTCGCGTTCTTCTGCATCGGCGGTCTGCTCGCGCTCTTCATGCGCGCCGAGCTGGCCCGTCCGGGCACGCAGATCATGTCGAACGAGCAGTTCAACCAGGCGTTCACGATGCACGGCACGATCATGCTGCTGATGTTCGCGACGCCGCTGTTCGCCGGGTTCGCGAACTGGATCATGCCGCTGCAGATCGGCGCGCCCGACGTGGCGTTCCCGCGGCTGAACATGTTCGCGTACTGGCTGTACCTCTTCGGTTCGATCCTCGCGGTGGCCGGCTTCCTCACCCCGCAGGGTGCGGCCGACTTCGGCTGGTTCGCCTACTCCCCGCTTTCGGACGCGGTCCGCTCGCCGGGCGTCGGTGCCGATATGTGGATCATGGGTCTGGCCTTCTCCGGATTCGGCACGATCCTCGGTTCGGTCAACTTCATCACCACGATCATCTGCATGCGCGCACCCGGCATGACGATGTTCCGCATGCCGATCTTCGTCTGGAACGTCCTGCTGACCGGTGTTCTGGTCCTGCTGGCCTTCCCGGTCCTCGCCGCGGCGCTCTTCGCGCTGGAGGCGGACCGAAAATTCGGGGCGCATGTATTCGACGCGGCCAATGGCGGCGCATTGCTATGGCAACACCTCTTCTGGTTCTTCGGCCATCCAGAGGTGTACATCATCGCTTTGCCCTTCTTCGGGATCGTTTCCGAAGTGATTCCGGTGTTCAGTCGAAAGCCGATGTTCGGATACATCGGCCTGATCGGCGCGACGATCGCCATCGCGGGTCTGTCCGTGACCGTGTGGGCCCACCACATGTACGTCACCGGCGGTGTGCTGTTGCCGTTCTTCTCGTTCATGACGTTCCTCATCGCGGTACCCACCGGGGTGAAGTTCTTCAACTGGATCGGCACGATGTGGAAGGGCTCACTGTCCTTCGAGACACCGATGCTCTGGGCCGTCGGCTTCCTGATCACCTTCGCCTTCGGTGGTCTGACCGGCGTCATCCTCGCGTCGCCCCCGATGGACTTCCACGTCTCGGACTCGTACTTCGTCGTGGCGCACTTCCACTACGTGGTCTTCGGCACCGTGGTCTTCGCGATGTTCTCCGGATTCCACTTCTGGTGGCCGAAGTTCACCGGCAAGATGCTGGACGAGCGGCTCGGCAAGATCACCTTCTGGACGCTGTTCGTGGGCTTCCACGGCACGTTCCTGGTGCAGCACTGGCTGGGCGCCGAGGGCATGCCGCGTCGTTACGCGGACTACCTCGCGGCGGACGGCTTCACCGCGCTGAACACGATCTCGACGATCTGTTCGTTCCTGCTCGGTCTGTCGATCCTGCCGTTCTTCTACAACGTGTGGAAGACGGCCAAGTACGGCAAGAAGATCGAGGTCGACGACCCGTGGGGCTACGGCCGCTCGCTGGAGTGGGCGACGTCCTGCCCGCCGCCGCGGCACAACTTCCTCACGCTGCCGCGGATCCGTTCGGAATCCCCGGCGTTCGACCTGCACCACCCGGAAATCACGGCGCTCGAACAGCTGGAGCACCACTCCGAGGGTGACAAGGCCCTCGCCGGCGGCAAGGAGGCGGGCAAGTGAAGATTCAGGGCAAGCTGTTCCTCTGGCTGGCGGTCTTCATGCTCGCCATGGCCATCACGTACGGCGTGTGGTCCAAGGAGCCGGCCGGTACGACCGCGCTCGTCCTGGCCTTCGGCCTGAGCGTCATGATCGGCTTCTACCTGGCCTTCACGGCCCGGCGGGTCGACGCGCTCGCGCAGGACAACAGGGACGCCGACGTGGCGGACGAGGCCGGCGAGGTGGGGTTCTTCTCCCCGCACAGCTGGCAGCCGCTCTCGCTGGCGGTCGGCGGTGCACTCGCCTTCATGGGAGTCGTCTTCGGCTGGTGGCTGCTCTACTTCTCGCTCCCGATGCTCCTGATCGGTCTGTTCGGCTGGGTGTTCGAGTACTACCGCGGTGAGAACCGCACCCAGTGACACCGCTCCACCCGTGACACCGCTCCACCTGACGGGGGCCCGCACTTCCACGCGAAGTGCGGGCCCCCCGTTTGCAGTCACCCCGCGCGCTGAATCGAATGAACCTTCTTAGCGTGGGTTCATGAACCACACGCCGCGCATCCGTCCCGTAGTGAGCTGCACTCTGCTGGTCGTGACCCTGGTCGCAGGGATGACCGCCTGTGGGGAGTCCGACGGCCATCCGCTCTCGGCGAAGCCGTACGACGCCGCGGACGAGATCTCCTTCAACGCGCCCGACGGCGGCAAGAAGGTCGACCCGGACAAGCCCCTCGAAGTCGGCGTCGACGGCGACGACGGCCGGATCACCGATGTGGCGGCCGTCGACACCGCAGGACGCCATCTGGCGGGCGAACTCGACGCCGACGGGCAGCGCTGGCACTCCACCGCCCCGCTCGCCGCAGGCACCCGGTACACCGTCAAGGTCAGCATGGAGGACCACGACGGCGCCCCAGGGGACCGCACGCTGTCTTTCGAGACCGCCTCCGCCAAGAGGTTCCTGAAGGTCACCTTCGGCCCTCAGGCGGGCACCTACGGGGTCGGGCAGCCCGTTACGGCGCAACTCAGCGCCCCCGTCGCCGACAAGGCGGCCCGCGCCACCGTCGAGCGCGCGCTGAAGGTGCGCTCCACACCTGCCGTGACCGGCTCCTGGTACTGGGTCGACAACAAGACGCTGCACTACCGGCCGCGGGACTACTGGCCGGCGAAGGCCACCATCGAGGTCAGCAGCAATCTGGCCGGCATCAAGGTGGCCAACGCGCTGTACGGGGCTCCCGCGAAAGCGTTGAAGATCACTACCGGCGACCGGATCGAGGCCGTGACCGACGCCTCGGAGCACTCCATGACGGTCAAGCGCAACGGCGAAGTGATCAACACCATTCCGGTGACCACGGGCAAGCCCGGCTTCTCCACCCGCAACGGCGTCAAGGTCGTGCTGGGCAAGGAGCAGCAGGTACGTATGCGCGGGGAGACGATCGGCATCGCGCAGGGCTCGAGCGACTCCTACGACCTGCTGGTCTACTACGCGACCCGGGTCACCTGGAGCGGTGAGTACGTGCACGCGGCCCCCTGGTCCACGGGATCACAGGGGTACGCGAACGTCAGCCACGGGTGCACCGGTATGAGCACCAGCGCGGCGGAGTGGTTCTACAACACCGTGCGCGAGGGCGACATCGTCCGCGTCGTCGGCAGCGAGGGCGAGACCATGACGCCGTTCGACAACGGCTACGGCGACTGGAACCTGTCCTGGGCCAAGTGGCAGAAGGGCAGCGCACTGCAGAACAGCACGCCCGACCGCGTGGACACGGTTCAGGCGGCGCGACTGCGCCCCGAGGTCTGAGCGGGGAGTGCGCTGCCCCTCGGAGGGGCCGGCAGCAGGGGGAAGGGCCCGCGGGCCCCTCAGGCCCCCACGGAGAGCCTGCTGCGCAGCAGGGCGGCCAGGGCGTCCGCGAACCCGACCGGCTCGACCGGATGGGTCACCGCCGCGTCGGCGCGGCTCCAGGTGGCCAGCCAGGCGTCCTGCGGGCGCCCGATCAGCAGCAGCACCGGCGGGCAGCGGAAGATCTCGTCCTTGATCTGGCGGCAGACGCCCATGCCGCCGGCCGGTGCGGTCTCACCGTCCAACACGCAGACGTCGACGCCTCCGTGGTCCAGTGCGTCCAGGACGGCGGGCAGGGTGGCGCACTCCAGGAACTCCACCGGCGGCACGTCCGCCGCGGGCCTGCGCCCTGCTGCCAGCCTCACCTGCTCACGGGTGTGTGCGTTGTCGCTGTAGACCAGGACCGTGGCGGTCGGCTGCATTGTTCCTCCGTGACATCTGTGTCTTCGGGGCTTAGGGGCATGGGGGCTGTCCTGCGGACGGCCCCCGGACCGATGCGCGGATCGTACTCCGCCCGACAGCCTGTCAGCACCGCCCGGGACAGCGGATCCATGGGCCGTTCGGGGAGGACACACCCCTCTGACACACCGAACGGCACCCCCCGGAGTGAGGGCGGGATAAGCGACCGACATAATGTCGGTCGTGGCGACAGCAACGACAGTAGAAACCGGGCACGCGCACCCGTCGGTCAATCGGCCGAACCTCACCAGCGTCGGAACCATCATCTGGTTGAGTTCCGAGCTGATGTTCTTCGCGGCCCTCTTCGCGATGTACTTCACCCTGCGATCGGTGACCGGACCAGAACACTGGAAGGAAATGGCGTCGTCCCTGAACGTTCCGTTCTCGGCGACGAACACCACCATCCTGGTGCTCTCCTCACTCACCTGCCAGCTCGGCGTCTTCGCCGCGGAGCGGGGCGATGTGAAGAAGCTCCGCGCCTGGTTCGTGATCACTTTCGTGATGGGTGCGATCTTCATCGGAGGCCAGATCTTCGAGTACACCGAGCTGGTGAAGCAGGACGGCCTCTCGCTGTCCTCGGATC
Protein-coding regions in this window:
- a CDS encoding cysteine desulfurase/sulfurtransferase TusA family protein yields the protein MPYFDAASAAPLHPVARQALLAALDEGWADPARLYREGRRARLLLDAAREAAAEAVGCRPDELTFTSSGTRAVHSGISGALAGRRRVGRHLVVSAIEHSSVLHSAAAHEAQGGSVAEVPVDRSGAVSPAAYGAELREDTALACLQSANHEVGTEQPVAEVAGLCRDAGVPLLVDAAQSLGQGPVPGGWSLLAASAHKWGGPAGVGLLAVRKGVRFAVQGPADERESGRAAGFENIPAIVAAAASLRAVRAEAAAESVRLRTLVERIRSRVPALVPDVEVVGDPVRRLPHLVTFSCLYVDGETLLHELDRAGFSVSSGSSCTSSTLTPSHVLRAMGVLSEGNVRVSLPTGTTEEDVDRFLDVLPGVVAGVREKLGAPAAAAPSPAPAASLVVDALGKRCPVPVIELAKVIADVPVGGTVTVLSDDEAARLDIPAWCAMREQEYVGEEPADRGSAYVVRRLS
- the ctaC gene encoding aa3-type cytochrome oxidase subunit II, which produces MSPNGSDRSSRRPMRRKLPQVLTAGLILATATGCTYKDFPRLGMPTPVTEEAPRILSLWQGSWAAALATGVLVWGLILWSVIFHRRSRTKVEVPPQTRYNMPIEALYTVVPLIIVSVLFYFTARDESKLLELSPKPAHTVNVVGYQWSWGFNYIENVDGSTATGNEIPKELDAIPDRFRKDFPKGAEGVYDVGVPGTRNPQNGNPGPTLWLAKGEKVRFVLTSRDVIHSFWVVPFLMKQDVIPGHTNSFEVTPNQEGTFMGKCAELCGVDHSRMLFNVKVVSPERYQAHLKELAKKGNTGYVPAGIEQTDPARNAETNKL
- the ctaD gene encoding aa3-type cytochrome oxidase subunit I, giving the protein MSILNEPQGAAAADDSYEDELPVRRKQPGNVVVKWMTTTDHKTIGTMYLVTSFAFFCIGGLLALFMRAELARPGTQIMSNEQFNQAFTMHGTIMLLMFATPLFAGFANWIMPLQIGAPDVAFPRLNMFAYWLYLFGSILAVAGFLTPQGAADFGWFAYSPLSDAVRSPGVGADMWIMGLAFSGFGTILGSVNFITTIICMRAPGMTMFRMPIFVWNVLLTGVLVLLAFPVLAAALFALEADRKFGAHVFDAANGGALLWQHLFWFFGHPEVYIIALPFFGIVSEVIPVFSRKPMFGYIGLIGATIAIAGLSVTVWAHHMYVTGGVLLPFFSFMTFLIAVPTGVKFFNWIGTMWKGSLSFETPMLWAVGFLITFAFGGLTGVILASPPMDFHVSDSYFVVAHFHYVVFGTVVFAMFSGFHFWWPKFTGKMLDERLGKITFWTLFVGFHGTFLVQHWLGAEGMPRRYADYLAADGFTALNTISTICSFLLGLSILPFFYNVWKTAKYGKKIEVDDPWGYGRSLEWATSCPPPRHNFLTLPRIRSESPAFDLHHPEITALEQLEHHSEGDKALAGGKEAGK
- a CDS encoding cytochrome c oxidase subunit 4; this translates as MKIQGKLFLWLAVFMLAMAITYGVWSKEPAGTTALVLAFGLSVMIGFYLAFTARRVDALAQDNRDADVADEAGEVGFFSPHSWQPLSLAVGGALAFMGVVFGWWLLYFSLPMLLIGLFGWVFEYYRGENRTQ
- a CDS encoding L,D-transpeptidase, with product MNHTPRIRPVVSCTLLVVTLVAGMTACGESDGHPLSAKPYDAADEISFNAPDGGKKVDPDKPLEVGVDGDDGRITDVAAVDTAGRHLAGELDADGQRWHSTAPLAAGTRYTVKVSMEDHDGAPGDRTLSFETASAKRFLKVTFGPQAGTYGVGQPVTAQLSAPVADKAARATVERALKVRSTPAVTGSWYWVDNKTLHYRPRDYWPAKATIEVSSNLAGIKVANALYGAPAKALKITTGDRIEAVTDASEHSMTVKRNGEVINTIPVTTGKPGFSTRNGVKVVLGKEQQVRMRGETIGIAQGSSDSYDLLVYYATRVTWSGEYVHAAPWSTGSQGYANVSHGCTGMSTSAAEWFYNTVREGDIVRVVGSEGETMTPFDNGYGDWNLSWAKWQKGSALQNSTPDRVDTVQAARLRPEV
- the ctaE gene encoding aa3-type cytochrome oxidase subunit III; this encodes MSVVATATTVETGHAHPSVNRPNLTSVGTIIWLSSELMFFAALFAMYFTLRSVTGPEHWKEMASSLNVPFSATNTTILVLSSLTCQLGVFAAERGDVKKLRAWFVITFVMGAIFIGGQIFEYTELVKQDGLSLSSDPYGSVFYLTTGFHGLHVTGGLIAFLLVLGRTYAAKRFTHEQATAAIVVSYYWHFVDVVWIGLFATIYMIK